The Bos javanicus breed banteng chromosome 18, ARS-OSU_banteng_1.0, whole genome shotgun sequence genome has a segment encoding these proteins:
- the TMEM238 gene encoding transmembrane protein 238, with translation MAAAPAVCTSPRTPPSGAPSPAAGAPGLVSGLGRCRMALLLAVALDVAGMAALLTGVFAQLQVRGRDFGDLLIYTGALLVFLSLLGWILWYTGNIEISRQELERDYGLRPSALARLARKLSRRWSAPASSAAGRRAAPGSRGARRAARTPPPPAAGSRRVRLQLASLEAGPGAAGAGTE, from the coding sequence ATGGCGGCGGCGCCGGCCGTGTGCACCTCGCCCAGGACCCCGCCGAGCGGTGCACCGTCCCCGGCGGCGGGCGCGCCGGGGCTGGTGTCCGGCCTGGGCCGCTGTCGGATGGCGCTGCTGCTGGCCGTGGCGCTGGACGTGGCGGGCATGGCGGCGTTGCTGACCGGCGTGTTCGCGCAGCTGCAGGTGCGCGGCCGCGACTTCGGCGACCTGCTTATCTACACGGGCGCGCTGCTCGTCTTCCTGAGCCTGCTCGGCTGGATCCTCTGGTACACCGGCAACATAGAGATCTCGCGCCAGGAGCTCGAGCGCGACTACGGCCTGAGGCCCTCGGCGCTCGCCCGCCTCGCGCGGAAGCTCTCCCGCCGCTGGTCGGCGCCGGCTTCCTCCGCCGCCGGCCGGCGCGCCGCGCCCGGCTCCCGGGGAGCGCGCCGCGCCGCCCGCAcgcccccgccgcccgccgccggtTCCCGCCGCGTGCGCCTGCAGCTCGCCTCGCTGGAGGCCGGGCCCGGGGCGGCGGGAGCGGGCACCGAGTGA
- the TMEM190 gene encoding transmembrane protein 190: MVGSGIPALGLLLLMQGSADGNGIQGFFYPWSCEGDVWDRESCGGQAAIENPNLCLRLRCCYRDGVCYHQRPDENMRRKHMWALGWTCGGLLFLITSICLFWWARRHDMLRLPWFLKGKCDLSRTVSLLSKDRTPSEKKTPSVGSIPPAAPTEGALDVSGGTEGEGTEGGEETEGGDEDD; encoded by the exons ATGGTCGGCTCTGGGATCCCAGCTTTGGGTCTCCTCCTGCTCATGCAGGGCTCAGCAG ACGGGAATGGAATCCAGGGATTCTTCTATCCATGGA GTTGTGAAGGAGATGTGTGGGACCGGGAGAGTTGCGGGGGCCAGGCGGCAATCGAGAACCCCAATCTCTGCCTGCGTCTCCGATGCTGCTACCGCGACGGGGTCTGCTACCACCAGCGTCCGGATG AGAACATGCGGCGGAAGCACATGTGGGCGCTGGGCTGGACGTGCGGAGGCCTCCTCTTCCTCATCACCAGCATCTGCCTGTTCTG GTGGGCCAGGCGACACGACATGCTGCGGCTGCCCTGGTTCCTGAAGGGCAAGTGCGACCTGTCCAGGACGgtctctttgttgtccaaggaCCGGACTCCGAGCGAAAAGAAGACGCCCTCTGTCGGCAGCATCCCCCCCGCCGCGCCCACGGAGGGGGCCCTGGATGTCTCGGGGGGCACCGAGGGGGAGGGGACGGAAGGGGGCGAAGAAACGGAAGGGGGGGACGAAGATGATTAG
- the IL11 gene encoding interleukin-11, translated as MNSVCCLVLAALSLWPDRAAAPGPPPAPPRASPDPRAELDSAVLLTRSLLADTRQLAAQLRDKFPADGDHSLDSLPTLAMSAGALGALQLPGVLTRLRADLFSYLRHVQWLRRSGGPSLRTLEPELGTLQARLDRLLRRLQLLMSRLALPQVPPDPPAPPLAPPASAWGGIRAAHAILGGLQLTLDWAVRGLLLLKTRL; from the exons ATGAACA GTGTTTGCTGCCTGGTCCTGGCCGCCCTGAGCCTGTGGCCCGATAGAGCTGCTGCCCCGGGGCCGCCGCCCGCCCCGCCGCGGGCCTCCCCGGACCCTCGCGCTGAGCTGGACAGCGCCGTCCTCCTGACCCGCTCCCTCCTGGCGGACACTCGGCAGCTGGCCGCACAGCTG AGAGACAAATTCCCAGCTGACGGAGACCACAGCCTGGATTCGCTCCCCACCTTGGCCATGAGTGCGGGGGCGCTGGGAGCGCTGCAG CTCCCGGGAGTGTTGACACGGCTGCGGGCAGACCTGTTCTCCTACCTGAGGCATGTGCAGTGGCTGCGACGTTCAGGAGGCCCTTCCCTGCGGACCCTGGAGCCCGAGCTGGGCACCCTGCAGGCCCGGCTGGACCGGCTGCTGCGCCGGCTGCAGCTCCTG ATGTCCCGCCTGGCCCTGCCCCAGGTACCCCCAGACCCTCCGGCACCCCCCCTGGCACCCCCGGCCTCAGCCTGGGGGGGCATCCGGGCGGCCCATGCCATCCTGGGGGGGCTGCAGCTGACGCTCGACTGGGCCGTGcggggcctgctgctgctgaagACTCGGCTGTGA